TTCGCAGACGATCTCTGATTACCTGAGTTTTTCCGGGGGGCTGCTGCGGTTACAGGGAATTCATTTCCTGTGTGATGCGGGGCGTCTGGCTGGTAATGGCGACTGTAACCTGCTGGCTCTGAACCAGAGTGATCTGACTATTCAGGAATGTTCCTTTTCGCTGACAGGAACCGGGACACGTGAGTTTCGTCTGATCAATTCTACCGGAGTCCCCCGCACCGAGACCGATCGGCCTGAGGGGGAGTCGCGAATTCTGCTGGAGAACTCTGTCGTTACCGGCAGAAAGCTGGAAGTGGTGCGCGTGGATCAGCCCTACTCCGATGTGATGCTTTCCAACTGTTATTTTTCTGTGACCGAGGCTCCCTGCCTGGAACTGGCGGCGTTGAATCCGAATCTGAATATCAGCAGTGTGCTGCAGGCGCGGAAGGTCCCCCGTACGCTGCGTGTGTTTTCCAGTACGCTCGTCTCTGATCAATCGATCTTTGAACTGATCGGGCCGGTGGCAAAACAGGCCCCACCTGCTGCCGAGAACCAGGAGACTCTGAAGACGCAGACCGACCTGATCGTGATCAATTCGGTACTCGTGGGAGATCCGCAGGCAAAACAGGCCGCGATGCTGACGCTCGTCGACTGGCCGCAGGATAAACTGCGCCAGCAGAGCAAGAGTCGCTTCAAGGACCTGGATCTGCAGCTGGAGAGCGTCATGTTCTGGGGCTGGCCGTTGTATCTGAGATCGACCGAACCGGGCAGTCCGCAGAGTACATTTGAGATTGATGCCCATCGAACCTGGCAGCAAAGCTGGGGGAAACCGGTAGCGGTCGAGTCCTTCGATGCTGATTTACCACCTAAGTACGCGGCACTGCGGAAGCCGGCCTTTGACAGCAGCCTGCTCAATTTTTCCAAAGTCAAAAATGTCTATAGTGTCTCTTCAGGCGGGATCGTACCCGGTTGTGACCCGAACCGTCTGGCGACGCTTTCTGCCGGCGAGCAGGAGCGCATTCAGGCCTATGTGAGCCAGCCTCAGATCGGAAAAGCGATCGCCGACAAGTTCGCGAAATCGAAGACGGTTTCCTTCGATATGTCGAAAGGAAATCTGAGCGACTTTCTCAACAGCGCTGCTGTTTCAGGACCCACCCGGGTGAATGTGACCGGACAGGGCGTCTGTTATACGGCTCCCATCGAGCTGGAAAACAAACAGGTGCAGTTGAATTTCGACACGCCCTCTGGTGCGGCTCCTTTGATTGTGGAACTGAAGCTGCTGCCCTCCACAGGGAAGACGCGGTCGCGTGATTCCCGCGGTGCAGGAGTGGACTCTTTTATTTCTTTGAAGAATTCGACTCTGGCGATTCAAGGTGGGAAATTTCGAATTTCCGCCGACCGGAAAGGTGTCGTTCCCCGGAATTTCGTTTCGTTGCAGAACAGTCAGCTGGCACTTGAAGATTCTGCCCTGGATGCGCTGCTGCTCAACGACAAACGCTTTCAGTCTGTTGTGCAGGTTGGCGGGGGAACGGGAAGTCAACCCAACCAGGTGCTGTTGAGTCGCACCTATCTGTCGACTTCGGGAACGATTGTTAACTCAGAGGCCACGCAGCTGGACCTGGAAGTCTCCGGAAGCCTGTTATTGAGCCAGAATGATCTGTTCGCGCTGGCGGTGAAGCCGTCGTCGAGTCCGCGGGTTCGGATTTCCCTGAATCAGAGTACCCTGGCACCTCGCGATTCGGTGCTGGCTTTTAAGGAAAGCGACGGTTCTCAATCTATAGGAACCGCTGCCCGGGTGCTGGCGGAAGAATGTCTGTTTCTGCCTGTGCCAGCCGCGTCAGGCGGTCGCTCTGATTCTTCCCGTTCCGCTTCCCTGCTCCGGCTCCCGCAGAGTCTGCAGAAGCAGGTGCAGTGGTGGGGTTCGGCCAACGGGTATATGGTAGAGCGGTTGCAGGCACTCGGGGAATCCGGTTCGCTGTCTGCGGGGGCTGGCGGCGATTTTGAACAGACGCTCGCCCAGGTGTTCGGTGATCAGGCAGATCAACACGCACTGGCGATGCCGGGCGGGGTTCTGCTGCAGGAACAGAAACTGCCTCCCCTGACGAAAATTCAGCCGGTTCACTTTCGGCTGCTTCCTGCCTGTAAGGCGGCGACCTGGTCAGACCTCAAACAGCCGCTGGGGGCCGATCCCGTTGCACTGCAGGCGATGCTGGAAGGCAATCCGCAGGACCGGGCGAAAGCGGCACGCAAAAAACGCTCGTTCTAAGGACTTGCTTAGATATTCGAGAGCGTGGCGTGGGGGTGATCTTCATCCAGACGCGGAACGGTCAGCGTGAAACGGGAACCTTTGCCGGCTTCACTTTCGATGCTGATTTCTCCCCCATGTTCGCGGATGATTTTCTGGCTGACTGCCAGGCCGATCCCGGTGCCGCGGGCGCCCTTGGTGGATTCGAACAGGTTGAAGATTTTGCTGATCTGATCCGCGGGGATGCCGGGGCCATTGTCGGAGACCATGATCAGGATCTGATCGGGTTTCGCGAGATAGCGAGTTTCCAGCAGAACGATCCCCTGCTCCAGTCCTTCGACGGCATCGATGGCATTGATGACGATATTCAGGATCGCGCGATGAATGCCTTCGTGGTCAAATACGCTTTCCGGCAGTTCCGGATCCAGTTCGCATTTCAACTGAACGCCGCACTCTTCGGCACGGGCCTGCATCAGTTCGTGCACGTCTTTGACCGGCGTGTTGATGGAGCCTGGTTCGAGGGCCGGCTTGCGTTCGGTGCTGAAGGTCAGCATGTCCATCACCAGGTGATAGATTTTGTTCTGGTTCTTCTCGACAATGTTCCACCCTTTGCGGACGAGGTCTTCCTCGGACTTGTTGAGTCCCATGTCGATCAGGTAACTGCCGCCGCGAACCCCTTGCAGGATGTTTTTGATATGGTGGCTCAGGGTCGCGATGGTCTGGCCCATGGCAGCAAAGCGTTCCGCTTTCAACATCGCATTCTGGAAGCGGTAGTTTTCAATGGCCAAAGCGGACTGACGACCGATGGCGACCAGGAGTCGCAGGTGTTCTTCGCTGAATTTTTCGACGGCTCCGTTCTTGAGCAACGCTTCGGGATGAGAAGTCGTCGTGTCAACGTAGATGACGCCCATCAGTTCATGGCGGCCCTGCATGGGGACGCACATGGCTTCGCGAATGCCTGCCTGCAGAATGCTGCGACCCCCTTCGAATCGTTGATCGCGCTGCGCGTCGGAGGTGCGGACCCCCTGTTTTTTGTTGAGCACGTAATCAACAATGCTGTGGGAGACCGGCATGCGTGCGCCGGACTTCTTCTCGGCACGACTGCTGAAGATCTGAGGTTGGATTTCACCCGACTGCGGGTCGGTGATCAGCATACAGCCCCGATCGGCGCCAACCGTATTGATGGTCAGGTCGAGGATGCGCTTGAGTAGTTCTTCCTGTGAAATGGTCGGGCTGACAGCTGCTTCTGCGATGCGGTACAGGGCCTGCAGGTCGTTTTGCACATCCTGCTGCTGGACAATTCCGGAGACATCTGCCGTGTCCAGTACCATGGAGTCAAACTCGTGATTGACTTCGTGGGTAATGCTGGACTGATTTGAATCCTCGCTGCTGATCAGGTCGATCTTTTCCGCCATGTAGCGGGAGTCTTCATCGATCGCCTGGCTGGAGAACAGCAGCAGACTGCGTCCAATTTGAATATGATCGCCGTTACTCAGCCGGGCGGATTGAACCTGGGTCCCGTTGACCATTGTTCCATTCGAACTGTTCTGGTCGGTGATGATGTAGGAACCGTTCTTGAAGGAGATCGTAGCGTGCTGACGGGAGGCTTCCGTATCCAGAATCCGGATCTCGTTTCGCACTCCTCTGCCCACACTGGCGGGATCTGTTCCCAACTGGAAGCGGGTTCCGAGGTCCACTCCCTGGATAACCAGCAGGGTCGCTTTGCCCCCCTCTTGTGCGTTTTCTATCAGCCTTTTCATGGTCTCTGATTCTCAGTCGATGACTGGACCTGCTCATCAGGTAAACGTACGCTGCACCGAATTCCTGCAACCTGTGCGGTGATACATGAATTCAATGTGCAGTCTGTTTCAGTCGAGGAACGCCCGGGAAACGATTCCGTTTTCCTGAGTTCTCTGTGAAGGGAAATCCTTTACAGAAAAGCCCCTACGGAGAATCATATCTCAACCGGGAGCGCTGTTCAAATCCCAACATCCGTTTAGAGTGAGATCTGTCGGGAGAATCTGAGCGGACTACTGGTGAGATCGGGGCTGATTGAGCAGGCTTTCAATCGAATCGATCAGCTCTGCGTATTGAAATGGCTGGACCAGGAAACGTGTGGACTGGTCGGTTTCGGGAGTGGCAGGAACTTTTACTGAACCGATGACAACTTTAGGGACTTCGTTCCAGCCCGGCTGTGCTGAGGAAGAGGCGGCCAGGTCGTCACCGTGCAGAACGACAATGCTGGGCAGTTCGTTCTCGGTGATGACATCACCCGATTGTGGCTTGCGGATGCGATTAACGCGGCATCCCTGGGGTTCCAGGACTGCTTTCAGAACTTCTTCGGTTTCGTGTAATCCATCCAGGACGACAACATGTTGACCATTTACCACTTGAGGGTTCCTTCCCATGACCACGGTAAAGCCTGATGAGCTCCACAAATCCATTTGTCAATCAGGCAGGTCGGAAAGATAGCCTGTTCCAAAGTTTGTGTCAAAATCAGTTAGGAGAGCTGAAATTGAGTTTTTGGAATTATGTAAACTTTACAACAGGGAGTAGTTGTGAGTGGATTACCTGTTTTACCAGGCGGTCGGAGCCGGGAAGTTCTCGTTAAACATCGGTTCCTGATTGATGTAGTCGTCTTCCCGTTTCATACTGTCCAGTTGAAGTTTACGCTGTTCCTGCTGGAGTTCTTCGCTGGTAATGGGGCCTCTGACTTCGGCCAGCGGTGCGACATATTTGGGCTGTTTGACTTTTACGTCGGTCGGATAAAAGACGCCCCGATCCTGTGGCGCAGCGGCTGCAGAGGCCTCTGAGGCGGAAGCGATCGCGGTTTCGGGGTAGATCCGCTTGTGATAGGTGCTGCTGAAACCGGCGGGTTGATGATAGTCGGGAATGTTGCGGCACCCGACCTGCAGACAGGTCAGACCGAGCAGAATCAGCATGTATCTGCTGTATTGAGGCACCAGGATTCCCTTCCGAATAACAGAAAAAGCGGCCCTCAACACGAGAGGGCCGCTTTCGTAATATCGGCGATTCAGGGGAAGGCTGTCGATTAAAAATCAGACAAATCCCGGAACCAGTGCTTAACCTTTGGCTGCCGCATAGCGTTTGGCAACTTCATCCCAGTTAATCACATTGAAAAATGCGGAGATGTAGTCAGGACGCTTGTTCTGGTAGTTTAGGTAGTATGCGTGTTCCCAGACGTCCAGTCCCAGAATCGGTGTGTGACCTTCTGAGAGAGGTGTATCCTGGTTGGGAGTGCTTTCGACAATCAGTTTGCCGCCATCGACGGAGAGCCAGGCCCAGCCGGAACCGAAGCGGGTAGCTGCCGCGTTGGCGAACTGTTCTTTGAAAGCATCGAAGCTGCCGAAGGTGGCGTTGATGTCATCACCGAGCTCACCGCTGGGTGTTCCGCCGCCGTTGGGGGACATGATGGTCCAGAACAGGCTGTGGTTTGCGTGTCCGCCGCCGTTGTTGCGGATGGCAGTACGGATATCTTCAGGAACGGCGCTCAGATCGCTCATCAGGTCTTCGATCGACTTGGAAGCCAGGTCGCTGTGGCCTTCGAGGGCGGCGTTGGCTTTGGTAATGTAAGCCTGGTGGTGCTTGGTGTGGTGGATCTCCATCGTGCGGGCATCGATGTGAGGTTCCAGGGCATCGTAGGCATAGGGCAGGTCAGGAAGTGAGTAAGACATACGACAAACTCCTTTGTGTTTCGGTGTAATTAGTCTAAAGTTGTGAGTGACTTTACGTATATTGCCCGGCGTCTCAAATCCAGTAGATCATTAGACATAAACCGGATCTGTGTGCAAATACATCCTTCACCCCCATTGTAGAGGATTATCTGATTCTCACAACCAACTGGTCGATAAGTTTTCACATTGGCGCCTGCAGCCTGCTTCCTGCCGATGTGCATAGTTGACGTTTAACCGGTGGGTTCTACAATAAAACCGTGCCGAAAAAAATTCGACAGAATTCTCCGGATTTGTAAAGGATCTGATTATGCACAGGAAAGCTCTGGTTGCTTTACCCGTATTCAATGAAGAACGTCATGTGATTGAGGTTTTGACCGAAGTCCGCAAGTACGCCGAGGCGATTCTGGTCGTCGACGATGGTTCTTCGGATCGGACTCCAGAGCTGCTCAAAGAAGTGTCGGGCATCGAAGTTCTCACGCATCCGGAAAATCGTGGATATGGTGCCGCTCTCAAAAGTGCCTTCGATTACGCGGTGGCGCACCAGGATGAATACGACATCCTGGTCACCATTGACTGCGATGGTCAGCATGAACCCACCCTGCTCCCGAATCTGGTCCAGCAGATGCGCGAACAACCGGCTGACGAACCAATCGACATGCTTTCGGGAAGTCGTTATCTGAAGCAGTTTGATGGTGCCAGCATTCCTCCCGAAGATCGTCGGCAGATTAACGTCGCCGTCACGCGTCGGATCAACGAACAGCTGGGCTTTGATCTGACGGATACATTCTGTGGTCTGAAGGCATACCGCATTGAAGCCCTGGCGAAGTTCAACGTAACCGATCTCGGCTACGCGATGCCGCTGCAACTCTGGGTTCAGGCCGCTGCTCATGGAATGAAGATCGTTGAATTCCCCGTTCCGCTGGTCTACCTCGAAGAAGAACGCAGCTTCGGCGGTTCGCTCGATGATGCGATCAAACGCAAAGCATACTACGATGAAGTGCTCGACCGGGAAATGCAGGCAGCCGGGCTGACCTGCTGTGCCACTGATTGTTGTAACGATCGTACCGATTCTTTCAGCGAGTGATCTGCCGGGTATTCGGTTCAGATCAGCCTCTGCGGATGCATCGGACGATTTCCCTCTGAATTCATTTCAAAAGGACTCGACAATCAGTTGTGCACTCATCAAACTGAAAGCCGCTCAACCATACCGCTCGGGCGGTGGTTCTGTTATGATAGGGCCGATTGACGGATCTTCTCGCCTGCCCGTACCTGATTTTGATTCATTCCGCACACCCGTAAAGCGTTGAAATGTCATCAGTGACTCATTTTCCCTGCCAGAATCCTGAATCCCGATTTACATCCAGTTCCGCGGTGCCGGAACCGGTATGGGAAAAACAGGATCTGCGTGTGCCCCGCTCCGACGATGTGGTCTTTTCGCGGCCCGATCTCTCGGAGATCATCGCGGATGCCGAAGCGAACCGCAGCATGTTTGAAGCCTGCTCCCGGGAACGGAGCGGCAAAATTATTTCCAGCCTGCGGAGCTGGGCCCGGAAAGCCGTTCTGGAAGAAGCGGCCCACTATACCAGCGAGTTGACGGGGACCCCTGTCGAACTACCCGCGGACCTCGACGAGCGTCTGCTGTTCATGACGGGGCATCAACCGGCGTTGTTTCATCCGGGCGTCTGGGTGAAGAATCTGCTGGTCGGAAACGTCGCCCGGCAGACCGGGGGCCTCAGTCTGAACCTGATCGTCGACAATGACCTCGTGAGTACGACTTCGATTCGAGTGCCCCAGGGGACACAGGCTGATCCGGAACTGGTCGAAATCCCCTTTGATGAAACCATTGAGAAAAAGCCCTGGGAAGAGACGACCGTCCAGAACCGGGAGCTGTTCTGCTCTTTTGAGAAACGTGTCAGCGAGGCACTCCAGCAGTGGCCCGACCTGGGAGCACCTCTGCTGCAAGAGATCTGGCCGGCTGCCGTCGCGCAATTGGAAACTTCAGATCGCCTGGTTGACTGTCTGACTGCTGCCCGGCATGCAATGGAATCCCGCTGGGGCGTTGAGAACCTGGAACTGCCCATCAGTCGTCTCTCTGAAACCGGACCGTTTCTCTGGTTTGCCTGTTACCTGATTCAGAATGCGAGTGCGTTCCGCAAGATACACAATGAAGTCCTGGGAGAGTACCGGAAGGTCAACCGGGTCCGCAGTAAAACACATCCGGTGCCCGAACTCTCTGAGTCTGAGGGCTGGGTGGAAACCCCGTTCTGGGTCTGGCAGGCCGGCGCCACTCGACGGCACCAGTTGCTCGTGAAACGGGAAGATCAGGAAGTTTTGCTGTCGGACGGGACGCGTGAAATCGCCCGCTTACCGCTCAAGGAACAGTGCGACCTGTCAGCGGCGATCGAAGTCTTGAAACAACTCCCCGCACAAGGCATCCGCCTGCGAACACGGGCGCTGACCACGACTTTGTTTGCCCGGTTGTTTCTGGGCGATCTGTTCGTGCATGGCATCGGCGGCGCCAAGTATGATGAAATGACCGATCGGATTTTTACCCGGTTCTTCCATCTGGTGCCTCCGCGATATCTCACACTCTCTGCGACCCGTTACCTCCCCTTCTGCGAGGCGTTTAATGTGCAGGAGTGCGATGAAACCTGTCTGAGACGGATCCTGCGGGATCTGGATTTCAACTCGGATCGGCATCTGAATCCGGAGCAGCAAAAGACAGCAGCTCCGCTGCTGGAACGCAAACGGGCGTTGATTCAGGAGCAGGAGGCTGCTCCCGATGAGGAGTTAAGCCCGGCTGCCCGCCGACGTGAGAACCGACTGCGGTTCCGCGAAATTCGCGAAGTCGACGCCGCCCTGGCCGAACTGACGACACAACTGCGAAGTCAGGTCGAAGAAGATCTAGCGACGATTCAGAAACAGCGGCAGGCCAACCAGGTCATTCAGAGCCGCGAGCTCTCGTTTGTGCTCTACCCCGAAGCGACGCTGAAGTCTCTGTTCGAGAAACTGGTTGTTGAATAACCGTTGCTCGAACCTCTCTCAGTTCCAGGTTACTCC
The genomic region above belongs to Gimesia chilikensis and contains:
- a CDS encoding serine/threonine-protein kinase codes for the protein MAKRNKDTPEKKKRQSARVPKLDSLGKYQIEKEIGAGGMGAVFLARDTTLNRLAALKILPRDKAENPVLVKRFKAEGQAAAHLRHENIVSVYDAGEEDGYLYIALEYVEGTDLHNMISKRTRLPVRRSLEIITQVTEALAHAYQQGIVHRDIKPANILIRQDGVVKLTDLGLARSIDDNTETSITRAGTTVGTVDYMAPEQARDSKAADIRSDIYSLGCTWYHMLTGRAPFSEGSLTNKLAAHATTPPPDPRELNERVPEGIVAIIHRMMAKSKNDRYQTPEELLEDLKNPNLKRSNVDNNVLEALASDESDGEQPTREVDIILPADSSDFQINQFIPDYSSQPDEDDDTHADADGGNRLSTSFDLQQLAGEVELESEVTVPGLKRSTKSTPEKKSEKKSSRSKSGPQKTVDRSPTRQPVDEPEEEGSVISDSAMKTRKANRTRKSEPDSSQGKRSRPAAAGKKQARPQPTKRSNGGRKSVRETSPVMNGDADANESEISLDYRQIGLVLGGLLLVIILIWWAVGSMGSGSAPQQGPGSNPFDPNAEAPAPSENTAVAAADEPKADAEAEKETEQTSTEVTKTEEKPTGSQWEEAAVRGQEKQFLPSWGKGFSALTGANASQPESQLTLLKVAHGSSAQGIYSSLDDALAEVANRGAVIRLYGPGPFSMSPQRLAGISQLIIMAADSSQKQPTVILTPEGGSDSQTISDYLSFSGGLLRLQGIHFLCDAGRLAGNGDCNLLALNQSDLTIQECSFSLTGTGTREFRLINSTGVPRTETDRPEGESRILLENSVVTGRKLEVVRVDQPYSDVMLSNCYFSVTEAPCLELAALNPNLNISSVLQARKVPRTLRVFSSTLVSDQSIFELIGPVAKQAPPAAENQETLKTQTDLIVINSVLVGDPQAKQAAMLTLVDWPQDKLRQQSKSRFKDLDLQLESVMFWGWPLYLRSTEPGSPQSTFEIDAHRTWQQSWGKPVAVESFDADLPPKYAALRKPAFDSSLLNFSKVKNVYSVSSGGIVPGCDPNRLATLSAGEQERIQAYVSQPQIGKAIADKFAKSKTVSFDMSKGNLSDFLNSAAVSGPTRVNVTGQGVCYTAPIELENKQVQLNFDTPSGAAPLIVELKLLPSTGKTRSRDSRGAGVDSFISLKNSTLAIQGGKFRISADRKGVVPRNFVSLQNSQLALEDSALDALLLNDKRFQSVVQVGGGTGSQPNQVLLSRTYLSTSGTIVNSEATQLDLEVSGSLLLSQNDLFALAVKPSSSPRVRISLNQSTLAPRDSVLAFKESDGSQSIGTAARVLAEECLFLPVPAASGGRSDSSRSASLLRLPQSLQKQVQWWGSANGYMVERLQALGESGSLSAGAGGDFEQTLAQVFGDQADQHALAMPGGVLLQEQKLPPLTKIQPVHFRLLPACKAATWSDLKQPLGADPVALQAMLEGNPQDRAKAARKKRSF
- a CDS encoding ATP-binding protein, which produces MKRLIENAQEGGKATLLVIQGVDLGTRFQLGTDPASVGRGVRNEIRILDTEASRQHATISFKNGSYIITDQNSSNGTMVNGTQVQSARLSNGDHIQIGRSLLLFSSQAIDEDSRYMAEKIDLISSEDSNQSSITHEVNHEFDSMVLDTADVSGIVQQQDVQNDLQALYRIAEAAVSPTISQEELLKRILDLTINTVGADRGCMLITDPQSGEIQPQIFSSRAEKKSGARMPVSHSIVDYVLNKKQGVRTSDAQRDQRFEGGRSILQAGIREAMCVPMQGRHELMGVIYVDTTTSHPEALLKNGAVEKFSEEHLRLLVAIGRQSALAIENYRFQNAMLKAERFAAMGQTIATLSHHIKNILQGVRGGSYLIDMGLNKSEEDLVRKGWNIVEKNQNKIYHLVMDMLTFSTERKPALEPGSINTPVKDVHELMQARAEECGVQLKCELDPELPESVFDHEGIHRAILNIVINAIDAVEGLEQGIVLLETRYLAKPDQILIMVSDNGPGIPADQISKIFNLFESTKGARGTGIGLAVSQKIIREHGGEISIESEAGKGSRFTLTVPRLDEDHPHATLSNI
- a CDS encoding superoxide dismutase; protein product: MSYSLPDLPYAYDALEPHIDARTMEIHHTKHHQAYITKANAALEGHSDLASKSIEDLMSDLSAVPEDIRTAIRNNGGGHANHSLFWTIMSPNGGGTPSGELGDDINATFGSFDAFKEQFANAAATRFGSGWAWLSVDGGKLIVESTPNQDTPLSEGHTPILGLDVWEHAYYLNYQNKRPDYISAFFNVINWDEVAKRYAAAKG
- a CDS encoding glycosyltransferase family 2 protein, with protein sequence MHRKALVALPVFNEERHVIEVLTEVRKYAEAILVVDDGSSDRTPELLKEVSGIEVLTHPENRGYGAALKSAFDYAVAHQDEYDILVTIDCDGQHEPTLLPNLVQQMREQPADEPIDMLSGSRYLKQFDGASIPPEDRRQINVAVTRRINEQLGFDLTDTFCGLKAYRIEALAKFNVTDLGYAMPLQLWVQAAAHGMKIVEFPVPLVYLEEERSFGGSLDDAIKRKAYYDEVLDREMQAAGLTCCATDCCNDRTDSFSE